A window of Halomonas sp. GFAJ-1 contains these coding sequences:
- a CDS encoding poly(A) polymerase has protein sequence MFKGFTRFLHSPGEQLKSLLDSPESAVEPLSPRIIPRSEHPVSRQQISDAALKVLHRLNSAGFDAFLVGGCIRDALLGKMPKDFDVATNATPEQVRDLFRNSRMIGRRFRIVHVRFGREVIEVTTFRGKPQDEHGDHIAQQSDAGLLLRDNVWGNIEEDALRRDFTVNALYYNIADFTIHDFANGAQDIKSRTLRLIGDPATRYREDPVRMLRAVRFAAKLDFTIDPATEEPMFDLAPLLLQIPPARLFDEVLKLFMSGHGLVTFRLLSHYNLFGMLFPEAEEAMADAAWAEELIEQALTNTDKRIAEDRPVTPAFLLAAFLWAPVAHRQAELEREGMPAIPALQTASQEVVSRQLQHISIPKRFGMPMREIWELQARLPMRRGKRAFQTREHPRFRAAYDLLLLREQAGEIPRGLGDWWTAFQHGDEHEQRRLLQKVGSDPASQGDRRRKKRRKPRKTDP, from the coding sequence ATGTTCAAAGGATTTACCCGTTTCTTACATAGCCCGGGAGAGCAATTGAAATCCCTGCTCGATTCCCCAGAGAGCGCCGTTGAGCCTCTCAGCCCCCGCATTATCCCGCGCTCCGAGCACCCTGTTTCTCGTCAGCAGATCAGCGATGCCGCTTTAAAAGTTCTACATCGCCTTAACAGCGCCGGATTCGATGCTTTCTTGGTAGGTGGCTGCATTCGCGATGCACTGCTAGGCAAAATGCCTAAAGATTTTGACGTCGCGACGAACGCTACGCCAGAACAAGTGCGCGACCTGTTCCGTAACTCACGCATGATTGGTCGACGCTTTCGCATTGTGCACGTGCGGTTTGGCCGTGAGGTGATTGAGGTCACCACCTTCCGTGGCAAGCCCCAGGACGAGCACGGCGACCATATCGCCCAGCAGTCCGATGCGGGCCTACTGCTGCGTGATAACGTGTGGGGCAATATTGAAGAGGACGCCCTACGCCGCGACTTCACCGTCAATGCGCTGTACTACAACATTGCCGACTTCACTATTCATGATTTCGCCAATGGCGCCCAGGATATTAAATCACGCACCCTGCGTCTGATTGGCGACCCGGCAACACGCTACCGAGAAGACCCCGTGCGCATGCTAAGAGCCGTGCGTTTCGCTGCCAAGCTAGATTTCACCATCGACCCGGCGACCGAAGAGCCGATGTTTGACCTAGCGCCACTGCTGCTACAGATTCCGCCTGCCCGTCTGTTTGATGAGGTGCTGAAACTGTTTATGTCGGGGCATGGGTTAGTCACCTTCCGCCTACTCAGCCATTACAACCTGTTTGGCATGCTCTTCCCTGAAGCGGAAGAAGCCATGGCGGACGCGGCCTGGGCCGAAGAACTCATTGAACAAGCACTTACCAATACCGATAAGCGCATTGCGGAAGACCGTCCAGTTACGCCGGCCTTCCTGCTCGCCGCATTTTTGTGGGCACCGGTGGCACATCGCCAGGCAGAGCTTGAGCGCGAAGGCATGCCTGCCATTCCTGCGCTGCAAACTGCCTCCCAAGAAGTGGTCTCTCGTCAGCTTCAACACATCTCAATTCCCAAGCGCTTTGGGATGCCGATGCGTGAGATTTGGGAACTACAGGCACGCCTGCCCATGCGCCGTGGCAAACGCGCTTTTCAGACCCGCGAGCACCCGCGCTTCCGTGCCGCTTATGATTTGCTATTACTGCGTGAACAGGCGGGCGAAATACCGCGTGGCTTGGGCGACTGGTGGACCGCGTTCCAGCATGGTGATGAACACGAACAGCGCCGGCTGCTGCAAAAAGTTGGCAGCGACCCGGCAAGCCAAGGTGACCGCCGCCGTAAAAAACGCCGCAAGCCACGCAAAACTGACCCGTGA
- a CDS encoding Fis family transcriptional regulator: protein MPRILIVEDEAIIRSALKRLLDRHGYTVSEAASAEEAIALPLNEFDLIISDLRLPGEPGTTLITAAAPAPVLIMTSYASMRSAVDALKQGAVDYVAKPFDHTELLETVERILHKQSMQQGTPPDITDEGGGRQTMIGNCAAMQQVYTRIRKTAPADVTVLIQGESGTGKELVARAIHQQSKRAKASLICVNCAAIPETLIESELFGHEKGAFTGASAARTGLVEAADGGTLFLDEIGELPLDAQARLLRVLQEGEIRKIGSVETRHVDVRLIAATHRDLRALSKSGEFRLDLYYRLNVMQIELPPLREREEDVLKIADILLDKACKRHERQGLRLSRAARQDLQDYPWPGNVRELENALERGVILAEGHLIHPDDLGLGPVTNRPHPPTVHPAPVGNDVQTPTEEDDLSLEDYFQHFVLEHQDQMSETELAQKLGISRKNLWERRQRLGIPRKKTARRPS from the coding sequence ATGCCCCGGATACTGATTGTTGAAGATGAAGCGATTATTCGCAGCGCTCTAAAACGCTTACTCGACCGCCATGGCTATACCGTGAGCGAAGCCGCCAGCGCTGAAGAAGCAATTGCTCTGCCGCTTAACGAATTTGACCTCATCATCAGCGACCTGCGCCTTCCAGGGGAGCCGGGCACTACGCTGATCACGGCGGCAGCGCCTGCGCCGGTGCTTATTATGACCAGCTACGCCAGCATGCGCTCTGCCGTAGATGCCCTAAAACAGGGGGCCGTGGACTACGTAGCAAAGCCGTTTGATCACACCGAGCTGTTAGAAACTGTTGAACGTATCCTGCACAAGCAGTCGATGCAGCAAGGCACCCCGCCGGATATTACTGACGAAGGGGGTGGGCGCCAGACCATGATTGGCAACTGCGCCGCCATGCAGCAGGTGTACACCCGCATCCGCAAAACCGCACCGGCAGATGTTACCGTGCTGATCCAAGGGGAGTCTGGTACCGGCAAAGAGCTAGTGGCCCGCGCCATTCACCAGCAAAGCAAACGCGCAAAAGCCTCCCTAATCTGCGTTAACTGCGCGGCAATTCCTGAAACGCTAATTGAGTCGGAACTGTTCGGCCACGAAAAAGGCGCCTTTACCGGCGCCAGCGCTGCCCGCACTGGGCTAGTGGAAGCCGCCGACGGCGGTACGCTTTTCCTTGATGAAATTGGAGAGCTACCGTTGGATGCCCAGGCACGCCTGTTACGCGTACTGCAAGAAGGTGAAATTCGTAAAATCGGCTCTGTCGAAACCCGCCATGTGGATGTCCGCCTGATCGCCGCTACCCACCGGGATTTACGCGCACTCTCAAAAAGCGGCGAGTTTCGTCTTGACCTTTACTACCGCCTGAACGTGATGCAGATCGAACTGCCGCCCCTACGTGAGCGCGAAGAAGACGTCCTAAAAATCGCCGATATCCTGCTAGACAAAGCCTGTAAGCGCCACGAGCGCCAAGGGCTAAGGCTATCGCGGGCAGCGCGCCAAGATTTACAGGACTACCCGTGGCCCGGAAACGTACGGGAGTTGGAGAACGCACTAGAACGCGGAGTCATTCTGGCTGAAGGGCACCTGATTCACCCAGATGATCTTGGCCTAGGGCCAGTGACTAACCGCCCCCACCCACCCACCGTCCATCCGGCGCCCGTTGGCAACGACGTCCAAACGCCTACCGAAGAGGACGATCTCTCTCTAGAAGATTACTTTCAGCACTTTGTGCTAGAGCACCAGGATCAAATGAGTGAAACAGAACTGGCACAAAAGCTTGGCATTAGCCGAAAAAATCTTTGGGAGCGCCGCCAGCGGTTGGGCATTCCACGCAAGAAAACCGCCCGCCGACCTAGTTAG